In Clostridium sp., one DNA window encodes the following:
- the hisE gene encoding phosphoribosyl-ATP diphosphatase, producing MEIKSVIEELYKLIEDRKKNPVEDSYTNYLFAKGIDKILKKVGEESTEVIIASKNGKKDEEIPEICDLIYHMLVLMVNQDITLEEIEEELEKRRKKIKNKKPERRNIEKI from the coding sequence ATGGAAATTAAAAGTGTTATTGAAGAACTTTACAAGTTGATAGAGGATAGAAAGAAAAATCCTGTAGAGGATTCCTATACAAATTATCTATTTGCAAAAGGGATAGACAAGATCTTGAAAAAGGTTGGAGAAGAGTCAACTGAAGTTATAATTGCAAGTAAAAATGGAAAAAAAGATGAGGAAATTCCAGAAATATGTGATCTTATATACCACATGCTTGTACTTATGGTAAACCAGGATATAACTCTGGAAGAAATAGAGGAAGAACTTGAGAAGAGAAGAAAGAAGATAAAAAATAAAAAGCCGGAGAGAAGAAATATAGAGAAGATATAG
- the hisC gene encoding histidinol-phosphate transaminase: protein MSIYWSKLTKSVEPYVCGEQPKDKKYVKLNTNENPYPPSPKVIETIKNTANGDLRLYPDPDCDVLRETIAEYYGLNKNQVFVGNGSDEVLAMSFLTFFNTDETIIFPDISYSFYPVYASLYNIKYKLAELNEDFSIPVNRFLSENGGIVIPNPNAPTGRCLDVDSIKKILDYNSSKVVIIDEAYVDFGCDSVVGLIKDYKNLLVVQTLSKSRSLAGIRVGFAMGQEELIDGLNRIKNSFNSYTVDRIANAAAVSAIEDDAYFKKCTVRIMNTREKVTVKLNKLGFKVIPSKANFIFINHPLYTAEVLFKELRKKGVLVRYFNKDKIDNYLRVSIGSEEDMKFFISALEQIMDRK from the coding sequence ATGAGTATATATTGGAGCAAACTTACAAAAAGTGTGGAGCCATATGTATGCGGGGAACAGCCTAAAGACAAAAAATATGTAAAATTGAATACCAATGAAAATCCATATCCACCATCGCCGAAAGTTATTGAAACAATAAAGAATACGGCAAATGGAGATTTGAGACTCTATCCGGATCCGGATTGTGATGTGCTTAGAGAGACTATTGCAGAATACTATGGACTGAATAAAAATCAAGTTTTTGTTGGAAATGGTTCCGATGAGGTACTGGCAATGTCATTTCTTACATTTTTCAATACCGATGAAACTATAATTTTTCCGGACATAAGTTATAGCTTCTATCCTGTGTACGCATCATTGTACAATATAAAATACAAACTTGCAGAACTGAATGAGGATTTTTCCATTCCGGTAAATAGATTTCTTTCTGAAAATGGAGGTATAGTAATTCCAAATCCAAATGCTCCTACGGGAAGATGTCTTGATGTGGATTCAATAAAGAAAATACTTGATTATAATTCAAGCAAAGTTGTAATAATCGATGAAGCCTATGTTGATTTTGGATGTGATTCAGTAGTTGGACTTATAAAGGATTATAAAAATCTCCTTGTAGTTCAGACATTATCCAAATCACGTTCACTTGCAGGAATCCGTGTGGGTTTTGCCATGGGACAGGAAGAGCTCATAGATGGATTGAATAGAATAAAGAATTCCTTCAATTCCTATACAGTGGACAGAATAGCCAATGCAGCGGCGGTGTCTGCCATAGAGGATGATGCATATTTTAAAAAATGTACAGTACGTATAATGAATACGAGAGAAAAGGTTACAGTTAAACTCAATAAACTTGGATTCAAGGTTATACCTTCAAAAGCCAATTTTATTTTTATAAACCACCCGCTTTATACAGCTGAGGTACTTTTTAAAGAATTGAGGAAGAAAGGTGTTCTTGTAAGATATTTCAACAAGGACAAAATAGATAATTATCTTAGAGTCAGTATAGGTTCAGAAGAAGATATGAAATTTTTTATATCGGCACTTGAGCAAATAATGGATAGGAAGTGA
- the hisB gene encoding imidazoleglycerol-phosphate dehydratase HisB: MELKDHRKFSISRNTLETNITADMDIDGEGNYNIDTGIGFFDHMLTMIAKHGMVDLNVKAEGDLNVDFHHTIEDTGIVLGKCIKGALGDKKHIRRYGTFFVPMDESLEMASIDLSGRPYLVFEGELKSQKVGEMDTELVEEFFRALAFNSDMTLHVKSLYGKNTHHIIEGMFKAFGHAFKEAYTIDDDIKGVLSTKGTI; encoded by the coding sequence ATGGAACTGAAAGATCACAGGAAATTCTCGATTTCACGAAATACTTTGGAGACAAATATAACTGCTGATATGGATATAGATGGAGAAGGAAACTATAATATCGATACTGGAATAGGATTCTTCGATCATATGCTTACCATGATAGCAAAGCATGGCATGGTCGACTTGAATGTAAAGGCAGAGGGGGACCTGAATGTGGATTTTCACCATACAATTGAGGATACGGGCATAGTTCTTGGAAAGTGTATAAAAGGTGCACTTGGAGACAAGAAACATATAAGACGCTATGGTACATTCTTTGTTCCAATGGATGAGAGTCTCGAGATGGCATCTATAGACTTGAGCGGCCGTCCCTATCTTGTATTTGAAGGTGAGCTGAAGAGCCAGAAGGTAGGCGAAATGGATACGGAACTTGTAGAGGAGTTTTTCAGGGCACTGGCATTTAATTCAGATATGACACTGCATGTAAAGTCACTTTACGGTAAGAATACCCATCATATCATAGAGGGAATGTTCAAGGCATTTGGGCATGCTTTTAAAGAGGCCTATACTATAGATGATGATATAAAGGGTGTATTGTCTACAAAGGGAACAATATAA
- the hisI gene encoding phosphoribosyl-AMP cyclohydrolase, with the protein MPKLNYDGKLLEKVDFRGGLIPAVVQDFENNQVLMLAYMNEESLKRTIETGTTWFWSRSRQEYWNKGATSGHFQHVKSIAVDCDYDTLLIKVDQIGAACHTGSRSCFFNQLTRDN; encoded by the coding sequence ATGCCCAAACTAAATTATGACGGCAAGCTGCTTGAAAAGGTTGATTTTAGAGGCGGACTTATTCCTGCAGTAGTTCAGGATTTTGAAAATAACCAGGTACTCATGCTTGCCTATATGAATGAAGAATCACTTAAAAGGACTATAGAAACCGGTACTACCTGGTTCTGGAGCAGATCAAGGCAGGAATACTGGAACAAGGGAGCCACTTCAGGACATTTTCAACATGTGAAGAGTATAGCTGTGGACTGTGATTATGATACACTTTTAATAAAGGTGGATCAAATAGGAGCAGCCTGCCATACAGGAAGCAGGAGCTGCTTTTTCAATCAATTGACAAGAGATAATTGA
- a CDS encoding ABC transporter ATP-binding protein, with product MAINTVKQDENLKKLSNFEIGRRLLSYLNSYKSQVLIVLVLLIFVMAVNLMNPYLLKVAVDKNISNSDINGLIKIGFAMVILNFLSMLASRLRILKMSSVTNNILLNIRHNLYSHIQKLSFSFFDERPVGKILARIIGDVNSLQDLFNNSVTNFIPQILTIICVGVMMFYLNAKLALASIMLLPLLALLMFMIQILSRRRWQTYRKKRSNFNAYTHEDFSGIKVVQSFAAEEKTSSTFFILVKDMMDSFINAVRLNDLFWPLVDICWGFGMVILYWYSSKLISEGSLTIGTIMAFGMYIGMFWRPILEISNFYNTLIMNFAAAERIFEIMDVKPDISNSINSVEMPEIKGQVEFRNVSFEYENGETVLDHVSFKVNAGETIALVGPTGSGKTTIVNLISRFYDTKSGCVLIDGKNVKDVEIESLRNQMGIMLQDTFLFSSTIKENIEYGKIGASNEEIIAASRAVTAHDFIMKLGNGYNTKINERGSRLSVGQRQLISFARALLADPKILVLDEATSNIDTETEKLVQNGIQKLLHGRTSFVIAHRLSTIRNCDRILVVDKGKIAECGNHQELMKMKGIYYNLYISQYKFLKD from the coding sequence ATGGCAATAAATACAGTAAAGCAGGACGAGAATCTTAAAAAACTTTCTAACTTTGAGATAGGAAGGCGACTGCTTTCATATTTAAACTCCTATAAATCCCAGGTATTGATAGTGCTTGTACTATTAATATTCGTAATGGCTGTAAACCTGATGAATCCATACCTCTTGAAGGTAGCTGTAGATAAGAATATATCCAATAGTGACATAAATGGGTTAATTAAAATAGGTTTCGCCATGGTCATATTGAATTTTTTGTCCATGCTTGCTTCCCGGCTTAGAATATTGAAGATGTCTTCTGTTACAAACAATATACTGCTGAATATACGTCATAATTTATATTCCCATATTCAAAAGCTGTCCTTTTCTTTTTTTGATGAAAGACCTGTAGGTAAAATACTGGCAAGAATCATAGGTGACGTCAATTCACTTCAGGATTTATTCAACAACAGTGTAACTAATTTTATACCTCAGATACTTACCATAATCTGCGTGGGTGTAATGATGTTCTATTTAAATGCGAAGCTTGCACTAGCCTCTATAATGCTTCTGCCTCTGCTTGCCCTTCTTATGTTCATGATCCAGATATTATCCAGAAGGCGATGGCAGACTTATAGGAAAAAGCGTTCCAATTTCAATGCCTATACTCACGAGGATTTTTCCGGCATAAAAGTGGTACAGTCTTTTGCAGCGGAAGAGAAAACTTCCTCCACATTTTTTATTCTGGTAAAAGATATGATGGATTCGTTTATAAATGCGGTTAGACTGAATGATTTATTTTGGCCTCTTGTTGATATATGCTGGGGTTTTGGTATGGTAATACTTTATTGGTACAGCAGCAAATTAATTTCGGAAGGCAGCCTGACCATAGGTACTATCATGGCATTTGGTATGTACATAGGTATGTTCTGGAGACCTATTCTGGAAATAAGCAATTTTTATAATACACTAATAATGAATTTCGCCGCAGCCGAACGCATTTTTGAAATAATGGATGTAAAGCCTGATATATCAAATTCTATAAATTCCGTTGAAATGCCTGAAATAAAGGGTCAGGTTGAATTTAGAAATGTTTCATTTGAATATGAAAACGGAGAAACTGTACTTGATCATGTAAGTTTCAAGGTTAATGCAGGTGAAACTATTGCTTTAGTAGGACCTACCGGTTCCGGCAAAACTACAATAGTAAATCTCATAAGCCGTTTCTATGATACAAAAAGTGGCTGCGTCCTAATAGATGGCAAAAATGTAAAGGACGTAGAAATCGAATCTCTCAGAAATCAGATGGGCATAATGCTTCAGGATACATTTCTTTTTTCATCAACTATAAAGGAAAATATAGAATACGGTAAAATTGGGGCTTCAAATGAAGAGATAATTGCAGCTTCCAGAGCTGTAACCGCACATGATTTCATAATGAAACTTGGAAATGGCTACAATACGAAAATAAATGAGAGGGGTTCACGCCTCTCTGTAGGTCAGAGACAGCTTATTTCCTTTGCAAGAGCTCTTCTTGCCGATCCAAAAATACTTGTACTCGACGAGGCAACTTCAAATATAGATACTGAAACAGAAAAACTTGTCCAGAATGGGATTCAAAAGCTGCTTCATGGAAGAACATCCTTCGTTATAGCCCATAGATTGTCAACTATAAGGAACTGCGACAGAATATTGGTAGTTGACAAAGGTAAAATAGCTGAATGTGGAAATCACCAGGAGCTCATGAAAATGAAAGGAATATATTACAATCTGTATATATCTCAATATAAATTTTTAAAAGATTGA
- the hisH gene encoding imidazole glycerol phosphate synthase subunit HisH: MISIIDYGMGNLRSVQKALEFIGAEAEITGDRDRILKSSGIILPGVGAFPDAMENIKKLGIDGVLKRAVEAGIPLMGICLGMQLLFEESEEVRPTKGFGFLKGKIKKLEVDLKIPHMGWNNLVIDNPCKILRNVKEGSYVYFVHSYYAAIEEEGILNAHSIYGIDTPAVVSKGNVYGLQFHPEKSGEPGMQMLKNFWELIK; the protein is encoded by the coding sequence ATGATTTCTATTATAGATTATGGAATGGGAAATTTGAGAAGTGTGCAAAAAGCTCTGGAGTTCATAGGTGCTGAAGCTGAGATAACTGGTGACAGGGATAGAATATTAAAAAGCTCGGGGATAATTCTTCCTGGAGTAGGGGCTTTCCCGGATGCCATGGAAAATATAAAGAAATTGGGTATAGACGGTGTTTTGAAAAGAGCAGTGGAAGCTGGAATACCGCTTATGGGAATATGCCTTGGAATGCAGCTGCTGTTTGAAGAAAGTGAAGAAGTAAGACCGACAAAAGGGTTTGGTTTTCTAAAAGGAAAGATCAAAAAATTGGAAGTGGATTTGAAAATACCGCATATGGGATGGAACAATCTTGTAATTGACAACCCATGCAAGATACTGAGAAATGTCAAGGAAGGAAGCTATGTATATTTTGTACATTCTTACTATGCTGCAATTGAGGAGGAAGGAATACTGAATGCCCACAGCATTTATGGCATAGATACTCCTGCAGTAGTGAGCAAGGGAAATGTATATGGGCTTCAATTCCATCCTGAAAAGAGCGGAGAACCTGGCATGCAGATGTTAAAAAATTTTTGGGAGCTGATAAAATGA
- a CDS encoding ABC transporter ATP-binding protein, giving the protein MKQIFRYVFNYKGLVILPSAAMAVAIFLDMINPYLQSKIVDKVFIEKNFDLLFPILTGFVIIAVSRAVLGYVKEYIFDVLSSKVSIDMKKDLFDHIQSLQFSYFDNINTGELMSRIGEDIDNVWRSISFGIRLFIENIIYFVTTSVILLFLNWKLALICLIGMPPIACLALKFERKISQSYSKLSDQGVILNTSAQENIAGVRLVKAFAREKYEIAKFLKFNRENFDLSMEQNKIIADYFPPIDFLTNMCIVLLIAAGGIFVMKDSMTIGTLVAFSGYIWMLITPMQMLGWLVNLISQADASAKKVVKIMNIYPEIKDCENPLRLSNILGNIKFENVYFKYKDEYVLENINIEIKPGSTTAIMGTTGSGKSSIVNLIGRYYDTTNGTVYIDGHDVRKINLKDLRSKIAVVSQDTFLFSESIKENISLGNNNYSLEEIKKACELSCADEFIEKLDQKYDTVIGERGIGLSGGQKQRLSIARAIIRNSSILILDDATSALDMETEYNLLKNLGNTHKNTTKIIIAHRISAVKNADMIICLENGHIAESGSHDELLARKGRYYEIYEEQFKDFNPNFSKEECCNGNKYSKAGRES; this is encoded by the coding sequence ATGAAACAAATTTTCAGATATGTATTTAATTACAAAGGTCTTGTAATACTGCCTTCTGCAGCAATGGCAGTTGCAATTTTTTTAGATATGATAAATCCATATCTTCAAAGTAAAATAGTGGATAAGGTATTTATAGAAAAAAATTTTGATCTCCTCTTCCCTATACTGACAGGCTTTGTCATAATAGCAGTATCCAGGGCTGTATTGGGATACGTAAAAGAATACATATTCGATGTTCTTTCTTCAAAAGTCAGTATTGATATGAAAAAAGATCTATTTGACCACATCCAAAGTCTTCAATTTAGTTACTTTGACAACATAAATACAGGAGAACTGATGTCCAGAATAGGTGAGGACATAGACAATGTCTGGAGAAGCATTTCCTTTGGAATAAGATTATTTATTGAAAATATAATATATTTTGTAACAACTTCTGTAATCCTGTTATTCCTAAATTGGAAATTAGCTCTGATATGCCTTATAGGTATGCCTCCAATAGCTTGTCTCGCCTTGAAATTTGAAAGAAAAATATCACAATCCTACAGTAAATTGAGCGATCAGGGAGTTATATTAAATACCAGCGCCCAGGAGAATATTGCAGGTGTGAGACTGGTGAAGGCCTTTGCCAGAGAAAAATATGAAATAGCAAAATTTTTAAAATTCAACAGAGAAAATTTTGATCTCAGTATGGAGCAAAATAAGATAATAGCTGATTATTTTCCTCCCATAGATTTTTTAACAAACATGTGCATAGTACTCCTAATTGCTGCAGGCGGTATTTTCGTAATGAAGGATAGCATGACAATAGGTACCCTGGTGGCATTTAGCGGGTATATCTGGATGCTAATAACTCCTATGCAAATGCTTGGATGGCTTGTAAACTTAATATCACAAGCTGATGCGTCGGCCAAAAAAGTAGTGAAAATAATGAATATTTACCCGGAAATCAAAGATTGTGAAAATCCACTGAGACTCAGTAACATACTTGGGAACATAAAATTTGAAAATGTATATTTCAAATACAAGGATGAATATGTACTTGAAAATATAAATATTGAAATCAAACCGGGAAGTACAACAGCCATTATGGGAACTACAGGTTCAGGCAAATCATCAATTGTAAATCTTATTGGAAGGTATTACGATACGACAAATGGTACTGTTTATATAGACGGCCATGATGTAAGAAAAATAAATCTCAAGGATTTACGCAGTAAAATAGCAGTTGTTTCACAGGATACTTTTCTATTCTCGGAAAGCATTAAAGAGAATATAAGTTTGGGAAACAACAACTACTCGCTTGAGGAAATAAAAAAAGCTTGTGAACTGTCCTGTGCAGACGAATTTATAGAAAAGCTGGATCAAAAATACGATACCGTTATTGGAGAACGTGGTATCGGACTCTCCGGGGGGCAAAAGCAGCGTCTTTCCATTGCCAGAGCCATTATAAGGAACTCAAGCATACTAATACTGGATGATGCCACTTCCGCACTTGACATGGAAACTGAGTACAATCTTCTAAAGAATCTTGGTAATACTCATAAAAATACTACTAAAATAATAATAGCTCACAGAATTTCAGCAGTAAAAAATGCAGACATGATAATCTGCCTGGAAAACGGTCATATAGCAGAGAGCGGCAGTCATGACGAACTTCTCGCAAGAAAAGGCAGATATTATGAGATATACGAAGAGCAATTTAAGGACTTCAATCCAAACTTCTCAAAGGAGGAATGTTGCAATGGCAATAAATACAGTAAAGCAGGACGAGAATCTTAA
- the hisF gene encoding imidazole glycerol phosphate synthase subunit HisF, which yields MLTKRIIPCLDVNMGRVVKGINFVNLKDVGDPVEIAKVYNSHGADEIVFLDITATHEKRRTMIDVVRRTAEQVFIPLTVGGGIRNLDDFKNILRAGADKISVNSAAIRDPDLITRAADRFGSQCVVVAIDARMRKDKSGWNVVINGGRIDTGLDALQWARKVEELGAGEILLTSMDADGTKEGYDIPVTNAVSDLVNIPVIASGGCGSLRDFYDVFEDTGADAALVASLFHYGELTIKEVKQYLYKKNIPVRL from the coding sequence TTGCTTACAAAAAGAATAATTCCATGCCTGGATGTAAATATGGGAAGGGTTGTGAAGGGAATAAATTTTGTGAATTTGAAGGATGTGGGCGATCCTGTTGAAATAGCAAAAGTATATAATTCTCATGGGGCAGACGAGATAGTTTTCCTGGACATAACTGCAACTCATGAAAAACGCAGGACCATGATAGATGTAGTGAGAAGGACTGCAGAACAGGTGTTTATACCACTTACTGTAGGTGGCGGAATAAGAAACCTTGATGACTTCAAAAATATTTTGAGGGCGGGAGCAGATAAAATATCGGTTAATTCAGCGGCTATCAGAGATCCTGATTTAATAACAAGGGCGGCAGATAGATTTGGAAGTCAATGCGTAGTAGTTGCCATTGATGCCAGAATGAGAAAGGACAAGAGCGGCTGGAATGTAGTCATAAATGGTGGAAGAATAGATACCGGGCTTGATGCACTCCAATGGGCCAGAAAGGTTGAAGAACTTGGAGCGGGTGAGATTCTTCTTACAAGCATGGATGCAGATGGTACGAAGGAAGGGTATGATATACCTGTAACAAATGCAGTTTCAGATTTGGTCAATATTCCTGTAATTGCCTCAGGAGGCTGTGGTTCATTGAGAGATTTTTATGACGTTTTTGAAGATACCGGTGCAGACGCGGCATTAGTTGCATCACTTTTCCACTATGGAGAACTTACCATAAAAGAAGTAAAACAATATCTTTATAAAAAAAATATACCGGTCAGGTTATAG
- the hisA gene encoding 1-(5-phosphoribosyl)-5-[(5-phosphoribosylamino)methylideneamino]imidazole-4-carboxamide isomerase, which translates to MIILPAIDLRDGKCVRLYQGKFEKSEVVGEDPLKVALEFRRVGAEYIHMVDLDGALNGKIKNLDVILNIVKTVGIPVELGGGIRDMETVDMLVEGGVSRVILGTAALKNPDFVKKAVKRHGDKIAVGIDAKDKKVAVNGWLDVSSVDYIDFARQMENIGIKTIIFTDISKDGTLQGPNIEQLSEINDNVGCNIIASGGIKNIDDLKHISEMGIYGVITGKAIYSGNIDLKEAIELCR; encoded by the coding sequence ATGATAATACTTCCAGCTATAGATTTAAGAGATGGCAAATGTGTAAGATTGTATCAGGGAAAGTTTGAAAAATCGGAAGTCGTAGGAGAAGATCCATTGAAGGTGGCATTGGAATTTAGAAGAGTTGGGGCAGAATATATTCACATGGTGGATCTGGATGGGGCACTAAATGGAAAAATAAAAAATTTGGATGTCATATTAAATATAGTTAAAACTGTAGGAATTCCAGTAGAACTCGGCGGTGGAATAAGGGACATGGAAACTGTAGATATGCTTGTTGAAGGTGGAGTGTCAAGGGTAATACTTGGAACTGCAGCACTGAAAAACCCGGATTTTGTAAAGAAAGCAGTGAAAAGACATGGAGACAAGATAGCTGTAGGCATAGATGCAAAGGATAAAAAAGTTGCTGTAAATGGATGGCTCGATGTAAGCAGTGTGGATTACATAGATTTCGCAAGGCAGATGGAGAACATAGGGATCAAAACCATTATATTTACAGATATAAGCAAGGATGGAACGCTGCAGGGTCCGAATATTGAACAACTTTCCGAAATCAATGATAACGTGGGGTGCAATATAATAGCCTCAGGTGGAATTAAAAATATAGATGACTTGAAGCATATAAGTGAAATGGGAATTTATGGTGTTATTACAGGCAAAGCTATATATTCGGGAAACATAGATTTAAAGGAAGCGATAGAATTATGCAGATAA